From Arachis hypogaea cultivar Tifrunner chromosome 3, arahy.Tifrunner.gnm2.J5K5, whole genome shotgun sequence:
AAAATCGTCTCCTAAAGTTAACATTTGAATTTGCATAGCATTCTTCCAAGGTCACTCCATACTCAAAACCTTGCGTTGAATGCTGGTTCTTAGatgctcttcttcttcatctcgaAGGTTGCTGGAGTTTGGAACGGCAACCACTTCCTTTTGTTCCTACAAAACTGTTTGGTGCTACCGCTGCGTAGGCCTTGATCCTTGAACTAACCATTTATATCATACAATCCTTATTGTTAAAGAAGAATAAGGGTTTACGATGAAGAAGAGTGCTTTTGAGAAGATGGTGATGCAGAAGAACAAGAGCAAGGGAAGCCACGAGGATCAGAAGAAGCAGCAGTGTAAGAGATTGTTGGTGAGTATCAACGTACTTGGGAGCGCAGGGCCAATAAGGTTTGTGGTGAATGAAAAAGACACTGTTTCTGCGATCATTGAAACTGCTCTCAAGTCCTATGCTCGTGAAGGCAGGCTTCCTCTTCTTGGTTTTGATCCCACCGACTTCCTCCTTTATAATGCATGCTTTGATGGTATCACTCTTACTCAAGAACACCTTTTTAAGTTtgcatgaatttttttgtatAGACATTTTTTTTAGATCAAACTCTAACTTTGTAAGATATAGAAATTCTGATATGGAGAGTGTTAGATAAACAATGATTatcttgaacaatatgaacaagtACCAATTAAATACAAGTACACTATactctaatttaatgctactcattaaatttactcttttaactctattaattcacattattcacatattgttcaaaaatattgttagttatctatacttttctttttgatATTACGTCTCTATATCATATGAACAGAGATACACTTGGTGTTAGAGAGTAACAAGATGTGATTTTAGAACAGTCTAATATTATAATAATGTAAACTTTGGTTCATGAGAGATTTTTGAAGCTGACtggttatttttattgtttctatGGAAACTGCTTTGACAGCTCTGAATCCATTGGAAGCCATAGGATCTTATGGGGTGAGGAACTTTGTGCTGTGCAAGAAGCAGGTGTGTTCATCAAAGGCAGAACCGAACACAGAGCTGATATCTCAGAAAAGCAATGGTGGTAGTGGTTGGAAGGCATGGTTCAACAAATCATTTGGATTGAAAGTTTTATCCCATTGAAGAGATATATCAATTTGTGCTATGAAAAATGGTGTGGTGTTAATCCATTTGATTGTTGATGGCAACTTTGAAAATGATCATGGGTTAATCCATGTTTGAATTTTAGGATCTTTTATGTTTTTGTGTCTTTTCTGTTTATTCCGCCAAGTTGTAATaagtttaatttctttttttttaaaaaaaaaagagatatatcAATTTAGTGTAGAATTCTTCTACAATGCAGTGTTCTAGCCATGATTGTTCTTTGTTATTCAATAATAATGTGTTTGTTGCAGTTGTGTGCTAGTGCTACTACTAGTTTAATTGCTTTGTTCAAGATAGCACACACTATGTTTTTCACACTcaagattatattatgtgtttTTTATTAAGCAAAAGATACATCTTCTTTATATGTATATATCGACTTCTTTGTTTACATGCAACGCGTACTGATTTTAGACTTCAAAATTAACATGGGAATAAATATGCTATTTGTTTGGTATTGCAATTCATTCCTCTTTATGATTAAAGGTGCTACTAATCTTATTCCATATATTGATAGATTcgatatataatatgctaaatGAATGATTTTTTATGTGATAATATGAAGGATAAGATAATTAAGAGCACTCTATGTTATCAAATATAATCcatgaaaagaaaacaaacacaAAAGTCTTAGTAGTCAAAGTTGGAAtattggaaaaaagaaaaaaatgtgggAATACATATAGCCATAGAAGGTTGGATATATTTAAAAGAAAGGTCGAGAATTAAAGAGatttgcttgttttttttttctttatttttaatttatggatAACATGCTAATAATTGCGGAAGAATAAAAGATTTTGGTTTcacaatttctttaaaaaaaaaatagaagcagCAAACGGGGTTACTCAGCAAAAATAGAAGCCATTTTAGTTTTTATCCCATCACGCGTCTTTATTTATCGTTTCTTTTAGGGAGGTGGATCTATGTGAATACTGAATactaatagaaaattttttaaaatttctaaagaaaaataacacaaaaaaataaaagtaataatataatacaatataattttaaaagatacatacaatgaaagagaagaggagagtaATACTGGTGAGGTGACAATAAGAATAGGTCTAGAGAAGGGTTAGCGAAAAAGGATAATATATGATACAGtaaaaaagtataataaaaattaaagttaaaagttaaagatggtttaaaatattgaatatagacttgagaaaaataaaaaatacttctgCAAAAGAGTGGATATTCTTTACTCATTAGTATTGTACACGGAGATGGCAGATGATCAACTGtgtttttttaatagaaatttttatatatattagattTCAATTAACGCTGTGGGAAAAGAAATAAATTTCAACGATATTTGaaataactaatttataaataagaTTTGTAAATATGTTCATCTTAATTCTGTTATAcatatattgtaatattttttcttaacttatttaatttaaattatttagtcTATCCATTTTAAATATAAAGATCGATCGATCGATAACTTATGAAATATTGTTATACAatcatttattattttcaattaattttcacaTTATTGATCTCAAACTtataatcatatgaataaaaatataaaaaataattcttcGAAAAGACAATAAATAAGTAACCGAATAACCATACGACTGAATTAAGCGGCATTTAGCTTCTTCAGATATGTGTAAGAGATGTAACAAGGCGCAGGAGACTATGGAGCATTGCCTTAGAGACTGTGAACGATCAAAGGCAATTTGGTATATGTTGGATCCTAGTATCCTGGACTCGACGACTGGTACTGCTCTTGAAGAGTGGTTTCGGAAGGCCTTGGCTAACAATGAGGCGTCCTTTGGTGCAGGACTTTGGTGGGTATGGAgacataggtgcaatgacatattcaatactgacaacccttggacagaccacaaggttgttgccttggccagaattaccgccaaggacttacaggtttacaggaatcgaagcaatgcctttaggtctctccgaaattgcctgtgttgggaaccaccggtaggtaatagttttaaagttaattgtgatgcaagcttgtatatggattcaaatttagcgggatttgggtgtattattagagattctaagggagattggatctcgggctgctctggaagcattcccccttggtctataatcagatgtgaattatttgctgcttggagggggctggttttagcttgggattgcggtttgagggatattatatgtgaaacggattgccttgacattctgcccatcatgcatgagcttacaagtgggtattcatctgaagtaacagatttggttcacaagattcaggagcttttatctcgtccttggcttgttcacgttgaatgggtgtctcgagaagcaaatagagctgcggATTGGATGGCTAAATATAGTGCCAAGAataactctaatcatgttatttggtctgagcctTGTGTTGATCTTCAACGAATCATCCGCTCGGATTTAGGatagtttttgctttgtttctttccttgtttagacacaaaaaaaaaaaaaatcaaattttagggTGAGGATGCACAAGAACGAGTACTTTTTGCATCAATGATGAAGAAAATCATCTATAAAAAATGTttcaaatatttcaaaaatactaatattttaataattttagttattaatcttaattataaaatatatacataattaaaattaatggctAAAATAATTGAAACTCCAGTTGAAATACTTAAACATTTcgtgtaatatatataatttatagcaTTAATAATGTTTTAAGTAGTTTGAACAAAATGCTTGATTCAAGATTACTGCATAAAGAATATTAGAAAgtcatttgaatttatttttatcattaattagtCATCAATATTTTTATGCTAAAGTATGTTATTGAactattaaattaaaaagaattagatTAACAACTATAAGTgatgaccaaaaataataaattttaaagataatttatgcaaataaaataattagaaagaaaaCTTATGCAAATACAACTTTACAAATTACTAGATGGAATTGCAACATTTCAATTTGTTTGTAATTCACTACACCTTACTGCGAATAATTCCATTTTCATTAACAGGTAAACCACTGCATCCTGCGGTGGCCGTTTACGTTCGAAAACACTAAGAGCATAAATTGCTATACCCTGTAGCGGTAGCAGTTTATGAAAGGATAAATGTATAAGGTAACCCGCGATACACTGTAGCGGATTATAAAGGAGTTGGTTCACTATATAAATCGCGATACCCTACATGGTTTCTTCACATGTAGCTGCTTGAAAAATATATCTATGTGTATGTTTGATAAACGTGTTGGAAAAAAGAGAAGTGATTCTAGAAAtctaatttatataatatatgttgttcgttttatgaaatttttattctttctaatgagttttttttttctattctttgatgtattctatttttgttttgtacgaaaaattttattttttattcgactttttaaaatttgtaatcgtaattattatataataaaaaaatagtattattcaaaaaatgataaaaaaaataataaaaaatattagacataaaaaatagtaaatgataaaaaaaagttaatatgaacaaagaaataataaaaattgtagaaaataataatatacatgaaaaatcataagtaaaataatataaaaattatttattatataaataaaataaggggATACTACACATCCATGTAACCATGTAATCAAGTTGGCCCAACACCAAAAAAACCTAATACCATTAAATGAAACGTGAAATACACGAGCCCAACACACGAAATCGCTCTTGCCTAACGTTCTTCTCCCGCGCTTCTTCTTCTCACGTTCGTTTACGCACGGAGCGTCTTCTTATTCgcctttctccttctcctcctttttcgcgttccttcttcttcacgtggtttttccttatcgtcattcttttgttgttgttgctgtatttttttgtcttttccttcttctctggtgaagaagcagtagaaggtgaggaagaagagttttgaatagtgcagaatgaaccgaagtactcatggtgaaccgaacacagtactcatggtgaactgaacacaatacaattgtatagtattgagtgaacaaaacataatccattatataaaatcaaattcaaacagctttacgCAGAATGAACTGAACACATTACTCATGGTGAAACACCCAACGGTTCTTCTCCcccacgcttcttcttcttctcttcttcttcttcttctcacgctcgtttacgcacggagcgtcttcttgttcgccttcttcttcgcgttcctccttctcctcctttttcgcgTCCCtttttcttcacgtgttttctccttatcgttattcttttgttgttgttgctgctgtatttttttgtctttctcttcggtgaagaagcagtagaaggtgaggaagaaaaattttaaatagtgCAGAacgaaccgaacacagtactcttGGTAAACCGAacatagtactcatggtgaaccgaacacaatacaattgtatagtactgagtgaacgaaacataatccgttatataaaatcaaattcaaataactttctgcagaatgaaccgaacacagtactcatggtgaaataattgtatagactgagtgaacgaaacataatccattatataaaatcaaattcaaataactctgcttacaatttacatattatcaattcaattcagtacacctccgtccatttaattcaattcaaattagcaattgtGTTCCATTCAATtctattcaaaattgaataatccaaactttgtgAGTTTAATTCGTTTCAGAAGAGTAATCAAAATCGCTCTACTGATTTGAAATTGAGTCATTTATTGTTTCGATTCAGAAATGCAGATCGAATAAGAAAACGAAcaagaataggaagaagataaatgcaacGTAACTAGATCGAAATAAGAAAACGAGAAGATGAATGCCACCAGAGGAGAACGACGACGGCAATGGAAGAATGCAAGCAGAGAAGAAGAAGGTTTACGTTGAGCAAAATTTTAGGGTCAGCACGTTATATGTAGCGCGTGTATGACAAACGAGTGATGGGTGGAGGACGCGTTTGTGGAGGAAATTACTTGGTTAACAACCATGTAAAAATACATAGATGCAGCTTTTctgataaaataaatacaataaaaaataaaaatatgaaagagagtactataaattttaaaatgttaaacaaaaaaaatatattctataatttttttagtatcatCAGTACtctgtaatttaatattattttaaattataaatttttattatttatgattctattattacttataattaattttttatttattttatactttttgatAGAATCATAATAATTCATATTAtgcaaaattttgataataaatgtattatataataattacaattacaaattttacaactccgaataaaaaatattttttttatataaaacgaAAATAGAATTCATTAAAGAATCGAAAAAAATTCATATAgataagaaagaataaaaaattccacatatatcatatgaataaaaaaatataaaaattaaaatataaaagagtattaaaaataataaaaaaaataaaaatattcacttTACTAGTgatgaaaacaaatttaaaagattttgattaaaaaaaattgatacaaaCCTTTTATAAAATAAGTTTGTGTCATATTGATTTATACGATTGTGCCACAGCAGTAAATGAGAATTTtacaattttagaaaataaaaatagtagatatttatataaaaatgatacaaaaataattaaatttaatatatgttattattcaattgaattaaaacataactattaaatataattagtATCTACATTAAAActgtaataattatttttagttataaatatttaaagTGTATAATGCCACATTAATATTTGTttactatatatacatatattttaatatatcataAAACATTCatgagttaatatttaaaaagagaTAGATCAACTTCACAAAATTTTTACTGCtgttattgtatattttttatttttaaataattatatataaattataaatatttttataattgagtctttaaatttaatattagtttatatattatctaattagtaaacaatataatatttttaaatttataatatataatataattaatttaggtTTTAGTCTACTTAAAATtaaacacaaataataataacagtaaaagattttatttatcttttaataacactttaaatttcaaatcttttttgtaTCACCTCAATCTatctaaatcttatcttttaatcatatcttaATTTACATAAattgatcaaattttttttattgtcatctatctatatatataactTAGCTAAAAACTTTTGTAGTGCACTTTCTTCTTCATAAATTAGTATTGGAGAGTCCTGTGTCAATTGAAAATTTGACATAGCTCGAGTCTAACATACACATCATGGGTGAGGTTGATCAATGGGAAAACATTCATGAAGATATGCTGAACCAAATTGCAAAGCGACTCTATTCATATGATGACTACCTACAACTTCCATTGGTTTGCAAGCAATGGAACTCCAAACTTCCCAAGATTCCCAATGGCATCAAAGCTCCGTGGCTGCTAGTACCTATTGGTGGCGCTGCTAAAGAACCTTTCAAAGCTGGTAAGGACATCTGCCATGTCTCACAACTACCTACCATTGATGAAGAAACTGTTGACACTTTCAGTGTGGAAGAGAAGGGAATTTACCATCTCAAACTAGAGCTGCAATACAATCTTATCCGTggttcttgtcatggatggctaATAATTGTATCCATATATGAAGGCACTATACGAATGCTAAATCCATTGACAAAGGTTTGCTTGGATCTTCCTCCAATCTCAACTCTACCAAACGTAAATGATGA
This genomic window contains:
- the LOC112771423 gene encoding uncharacterized protein At4g22758-like, yielding MKKSAFEKMVMQKNKSKGSHEDQKKQQCKRLLVSINVLGSAGPIRFVVNEKDTVSAIIETALKSYAREGRLPLLGFDPTDFLLYNACFDALNPLEAIGSYGVRNFVLCKKQVCSSKAEPNTELISQKSNGGSGWKAWFNKSFGLKVLSH